Below is a window of Gloeocapsa sp. DLM2.Bin57 DNA.
TCACCGTTAGTTAGAAAATCACCAACTTCGTTAAAGAATCCCCCTTCTTCTCCCATAGCGCGAGTACTTATTTCAGTCTCGCCAACAGGTGGTAGAATACTAACTAATCCTCCCCCTTCTTCTCCTACAGCACGGTTAGTGGCTAGTTCTTCTGGTACGATATCAAGATCACTATCATCAAATCCACCCTCTTCTCCTATCGCTAGAGTAGTCACTTCCCCTTGATCAAGTAAAATATCACCATCGTCGAAACCACCTTCTTCTCCTATCGCTTCAGTACTAAATTGGATATCATCAATAATACCATCATCAAAACCACCCTCTTCTCCCAACGCTAGAGTAGTTATTTCTACGTCGTCTGTTGGCGGTAAAATGGCAGTTTCATCATCAATAATACCATCATCAAAACCACCCTCTTCTCCCAACGCTAGAGTAGTTATTTCTACGTCGTCTGTTGGCGGTAAAATGGCAGTTTCATCATCAATAATACCATCATCAAAACCACCCTCTTCTCCCAACGCTAGAGTAGTTATTTCTACGTCGTCTGTTGGCGGTAAAATGGCAGTTTCATCATCAATAATACCATCATCAAAACCACCCTCTTCTCCCAACGCTAGAGTAGTTATTTCTACGTCCGAATTATCGGGATTTTCTACTTCTCTCATTGCTATACCAATATCATCCATGATTCTTGCTCCTTTACTTTGATAAAGTTTAACTCCAGTAATATTACTATTTTCTGCTAATTCTTCCCAATTATCCACTAAAGAAATATTAATATTTTTTGCTGTTTCCCCTGGTTGGAAAATGAGTAAATTATCTTCAGGAATGAAAGGATATTCTGCTCTATCTACATCAGCAAATGTAAAATATCTAACGTGAATCGGTATTTGACTCTGTCTATTTAGAGATACAGTAAACTCTATGGTATTATCTTGAACCAATCCATCACTAATACTGATATTTCTTCCAGATAATGTTGTGTTAACAATTGGTTGAAATATGCCATTTTGTCTGATTGGTTGATTGAGAATACCACCTACAGCTAGATAACTAACTTCTTGAGGAGAAAATTGCGCATTTTCTGGCTCTGATAGTTGAATCCCAAAAGTTTTAATCTCATTTTCTGTTTGATTGGCTAAGATTTCTACAGTAATGTTTTGAGTTAATTCTCCTGGTGCAAAAGTTAATGATCCCTCTTGATGAGTAAAGTCTTCATCTGCCGTTGCTGAGAGAGAAAATGTGTTATAGTTAACTGTAATCGGTTCTTGACTTGCTTCTGTTAAAGATACCGTAAATTCTAATTGGTTATTAGTAGCTGTTGGTAAAATTATTTGATTATTAGCGATAGAAATAATGGGTTGAGCTTCTCTTAAGTTTTGTTGTAGATCATCCTTAATAGTGACGATCGCTACATCATCAGCTATTGTGGCGTGGTTTGGGTTAAAAATCTTAACTCCAAATGTTTTATCACCTTCGGGAATATCATCGTTATTAATATCGATTATTATCTGTTTTTCTGTTTCACCACGTTCAAAAATTAATCTACCTTGTTGGGGGATAAAATCTCGCCAACCTACAGCTTGATTGTCGTAATCAAAGGTAAAATATCTCAGGCTAACTCTTCTGTTCGGGTGAGGATTGTCTAAAACTACATTGACTGCTACTCTACCTTCTTCCTCAAAAGCTTCTGAGTTTTCTAGAGAAATATGCGGCAATTCAAAAGGATGGGCTACCATGACTAAAAACCTACCATTCTCGCTTATATCTAGTATAGTCAAAAGATTTTGTTACAGTGTTAACATATTTAAACTTGTAAATCTGATATGATAGAATGTTTGTAGAAAATTAACAGTGTTTAGAGAACTCTTCTCTCTCTAGATATAGCAGCAAAGGAGTTAAGCACAAGTGGTTACAGAGATTAAATCCCCACAAAACTATGAAAATCAAACCCAGGAAATAGCTAAACAACTACTAGAGATGAGTAGGGAGAAACGCTCATTCTTAGGAAGCATCAGTTTAGAAGATAAGCTTCTCGGTTGGGCGATGAGTAACCCTAATCTACGGGTGCAACTATTTAGATTTATCGATGCTTTACCAGCTTTGCAGAGTAAGAGAGAAATAGCTCGTCATCTACAGCAGTATCTCGGTGATGAGTCGGTAGAGTTACCAGGAGCTTTAAAAGGTGTTCTTAATTTTACTGATGCTAACTCAGCTCCAGCACAAATAGCAGCAGCGACGATTACTAAATCGGTAGAATCTCTCGCTTATAAGTATATCGCGGGAGAGAATATTAAAGAAGTAATTAAAACGGTAGAGCGTCTGCGCAGAGACAAAATGGCGTTTACTATCGATTTACTCGGAGAAGCGGTAATTACTGATGTAGAAGCTCAATCATACCTGGATAGATATATAGAATTAATCGAAACTCTCAGCGAACAAAGTAAAAAATGGTCAAAGGTAAGTGAAATAGACGAAGCTGGGGGAGAATCTTTACCTAAAGTCCAAGTTTCCGTCAAATTAACCGCATTTTACTCTCAATTTGACCCAATCGATCCAGTGGGAAGCAGAGAGAAAGTGTGCGATCGCCTGCGGATTTTGTTAAGAAAAGCTAAAGCAGTAGGAGCAGCGATCCACTTTGATATGGAACAATATCAATATAAAGACCTAACCTTCTCTATTCTTAAAGATTTGCTCCTAGAAGCAGAATTCCGTAACCGTAGAGATATCGGAATAACTGTACAAGGATACCTCAGAGATTCCTCTCAAGATTTAGAAGGTTTAATTCAATGGGCGAAAACTAGAGGCACACCAGTAACCGTAAGATTGGTTAAAGGTGCTTATTGGGATCAAGAAACGATTAAAGCACAACAAAATCATTGGCAACAACCAGTATATAACGAAAAAGCAGCTACAGACCAAAACTTTGAACGCTTAATTCAATTATTGCTGGAAAATCATCAATATCTCGATGCAGCGGTAGGCTCTCATAATGTACGATCTCAAGCTAAAGCGATAGCGATCGCCGAAAATTTAAATATACCTCGTCGCAGTTTTGAAATGCAGGTACTCTATGGGATGGGGGATTCTCTAGCTAAAGCCTTAGTAAAACGTGGACACCGTGTGAGAGTCTATACACCCTATGGTAACCTCTTACCTGGTATGGCTTATTTGATTCGTCGATTATTAGAAAATACCGCTAATAGCTCTTTCTTAAGACAGAGTCTCGAAGATAAACCCGTAGCAGAATTAATCGCACCTCCAGTAGTAACTAAGGTAGAAACACATCAAGAAACCCCAGAAGGAGTTTATAGGGGAGCAGCTGATACAGATTATAGTGATCAACAATTACGATCACAAGCCGAACAAGCCTTAAATCAAGTAAAAGCTTCTCTAGGTAAAACCTATTTACCCTTGATTAATGGCGAATATATTAATACTGTTAACGTCATTGATTCAGTTAACCCGAGTAAACCAACAGAAATAGTGGGCAAAATCGCCCTAATCGATACAGAGCAAGCAGAAACAGCCCTGCAAGCAGCAGTAGCAGCTTTTCGGGCTTGGGCGAAAACTCCCGCTAGTAAAAGAGCCGAAATCCTGCGTAAAGCAGCCACAATCATGGAGAGACGACGCTATGAGTTAGCCGCTTGGATTTGTCTAGAAGTAGGTAAAGCACTCCGTCAAGCTGATGCAGAAGTATCCGAAGCGATCGATTTCTGTAACTATTATGCAGCAGAAATGGAACGTCTAGACTCAGGTTATAACTACGACGTCGCGGGAGAAAATAACCGCTATGTCTATCAACCTCGCGGTATCACCGTGGTGATTTCACCCTGGAATTTCCCGATGGCGATCGCTATGGGCATGACTGTCGCAGCTTTAGTTACAGGTAACTGTACACTACTCAAACCCGCGGAAAACTCCTCGGTTATCGCTGCTAAAATTACTGAAGTGTTAGTAGAAGCGGGAATACCACCAGGAGTATTTCAATTTATCCCAGGAAAAGGCTCTCAGGTAGGAGCATATCTGGTTAAACACCCTCAAGTACACCTAATCGCTTTTACAGGCTCTCAAGAAGTAGGTTGTCGGATTTATAACGAAGCTTCAATATTACAACCAGGACAAAAACATCTTAAACGCGTTATCGCCGAAATGGGGGGTAAAAATGCGATTATTGTCGATGAAAGTGCGGATTTAGACCAAGCAGTAGTAGGAGTGGTACAGTCGGCTTTTGGTTATACTGGACAAAAATGCTCCGCTTGCTCCAGAGTAATTGTGCTAGAAACGATTTATCAAACCTTTTTAGATCGACTCACCGAAGCGACACGCTCTTTAAATATTGGACCGGCTGAACATCCTAGCACTGAAGTAGGTCCGGTTATAGACGCGACAGCGCGCGATCGCATCTTAGCATATATCGCTAAAGGCAAAAGTGAAGCAACCCTATTATTAGAGAGAGAAGTACCTACAGAGGGTTATTTTGTCAGCCCTACTATCTTCGCCGATGTTCCCCCTGATGCTACTATCGCTCAAGAGGAAATCTTTGGACCTGTGTTAGCTGTAATTAAGGTTAAAGACTTTAAGGAAGCTTTAGAGGTAGCTAATGGTACTAATTACGCTCTTACAGGTGGTTTATATTCTCGTACCCCAGAACATATAGATTTAGCTAGTCGCGATTTCGCTGTAGGTAACCTCTATATTAATCGTAACATTACAGGAGCGATCGTTGCTCGTCAGCCCTTTGGTGGGTTTAAACTCTCAGGAGTGGGATCTAAAGCAGGTGGCCCTGACTACCTATTGCAATTCCTTGAACCTCGCTTAATTACCGAAAATATTCAACGCCAAGGTTTTGCACCTATTGAAGGAGCAGAATAAATTAAGTTGGGGCGCTTTTTGAGAGTGCCCTACTATTGATCTTGTGTTCGTTCAACACTACCAAAAAAGATTGGTTCTACTCTAATAGCGATAATACTCGAAGGACGAATGACCATATATTCACCCTGAATGTTTTTAATGGGAACGTTGATAAAATCGTCTGAGTGAGCTTTTGGTGTAAGATGGTTGGTGTACCATTGCTGGAAATCTTGAATGGTAGAAAAACGAATCTCTTCTCGATGACCACCAGTTAAAAATAAATGTACTCCGTATTCGTCTGCTTTTCTGGGCATTATTAATAACTAAACAAATTAAACTTCTGTAACATTGTTGTTAGCATTGGCAAGAGGGTTTTTGACAATTCCACAACATTACTAAAATTTAACTGTTGATGGGTTACTATGTCAAAGGGAAAATCACCCTCTAAATCTTCTCTGTCTCTTTTCACTAATAATATCTGTTGAGGGTGTTTAGCTCTGAGTGCATAGCCAATCTCTAGACAAACGTTAGGTGATGGTAATAACAGGGCATTTTCTCCCTGTTTAAACACTGTTAGGGGAGAGATATCGGCTATAAATAATAAACTCTTGCGAATTTTACGTAGTTGTGAGTCACTCATCCTGGTTGACTCTTCTGTTGATCTGATCGCCATTTCTAAGGTAAGAGGAAAGCGTAACTTCTGATTAAGTTCTGCGATACTCTTGTTTAAGACTTCTAACAAGCCCTCGTAGGCGATCGCATCTTCTCTTTGATAGCTAAAAAAGACGATCGGATTAAGAGAGGCTAATAATTCCTGTTTTGTGAAATAAACCTCTTGAGAGATTAAGTCTATGTTAGCGATGACATAACCACCGCTTCCCTCTATATAAAATTCTACTTTCTCTCCTTCGAGATAACGTCTAAACCATGTGGATGCTTGTACTTGTTGACTGTCGTCTAAAAAGTCTGCTCTCAAACCAGACTTCAACAAGCTATTTCTACTCAAGCGTAGATCATGGGGTCGTTTGACTATTTCTGTGAGGGGTTCGTACTGTTCAATATACCAAGCTTTTAGGGCAATTATCGCCATTTTACAACTATTTCAGACGATGGCAAATTCTTTTACTTGATTATTTTAGCAGTATTTGCTCACATCTTCACCACATTCTGCTAAATAAGAAAGAGCGCGAAAACGCAAACTCATTAACTCGTCATAAACAGGGTTAATTTTACACAAAGGTGGAATTGTCAGTAGAGTTTTTCCCCAAACTTTGATAGTTCTGGCAAAAGGACATTGAGAGGGGATCAACTTACAAATACGATGAGCTAGTGAAGAATTGTTTATTTCAAAGTTATCTAGCCATTTTCTGAGAGGAAGTAATAAGTCTATTTTTACTTTTTTATTAGCTTTTTTTTCCTCTTCTGGATAATGCCAATGCCATAAAATTATCTGCTTAACTGTATAATCGGTTACGTCCATGATTATTACTTCCTTAGTCTAGTTTAAACATTATTAATCTTTATTTAAGCTATTGTTAATAATTTCGCTTAATAGAGATAAATACTGTTATATGGGCTCTGACTTTTACAGGTTTCTATTCTATTAATAACACAAATTTTTCAAAAAGGACCGGAAATAATGAAAAATATTGATAATATCTATGTATAAATTGCTTAAGGATATTTAATAAGTAAAAAAACTTAAACTTTCTAGTTGTTTAAGTCTAGTTTAAACTATTATAATAATTATTAATAGCACTATTACTTAAGTGTTTGCCCTATGAATTTACACTCCTCATCTGTTTATGGTCCGGTTACCTCGTGGCGTTATGGAAGCTCTTTAGGAATAGATCCCATTGGGAGTATTTCTACTTGTTCTTTTGATTGTGTTTATTGTCAACTTGGGGAAATTAAGCGTAAAACCAGAGACAGAGCGGTTTATGTGACTACAGAGCAGATTCTCACAGATTTACAACAGGTAGATTGGCAAAATAGTGATATTATTACTCTTAGTGGTAATGGTGAGCCAACTTTAGCGCTGAATTTGGGAGAAATTATCACGACAATCTCTCAACTTACGAAAAAACCGACTCTGGTTTTAACCAATGGAACTCTACTTAATTTACCCGAAGTAAGAGAAGCTTTAAATTTAGCCAGCAAAGTTTCTATAAAATTAGACGGGACAGATTTTGACCAGGTTAGACGCATTAATCGTAGTGTAGAAGATTTTAACTGGTCTGAACTTATCGAGGGTATGCAAACTTTTGCCGAACAATATCACGGAGAACTGAGTATTCAAACTATGATATTATCTCCTTGGAATGCTCAAACACTCAATCGATATACCGAGATTGTCTCAACCCTAACACCCCAGGAAATTCAACTTAATTTACCCCTTCGTCCTAAACCCTTAGTCCATCAGCTTGACGGAAGAGGTAACCACTCAACTGATGGAAATCGCCCTTATCAAGTAAGAAAATTAAACTGTGTTAATGCTGAGGTAGTAGAAGGAATCGCCTTTACCATTAACCATATCACTAATATACCAGTGCGTTTACCGAAGCTACTGTAACTTAATAAAATTCTCTAAAGCTAAAACCATGTCATCGGGCCAACGACGAACATTTTTAACCCAATCTAAATCTAGATAACTTCTATCTAATCCTAAAGTAGATACCCAATTACTCTCGGCTTCTCCACGTAATCCTTGATTCCAGAGTACAGCGGTTAAAGCTGCTCTAGCATCAGCAAACAGAGGATACCTCCGTACTAGATTACGTAATTCTTTTAACGCAGCTTCTTTTTCTCCTAATTGATATAAGACTAAAGCGCTATTTACTCTAGCTAGGGCAAATTGGGGCTGTAACTCTACCGCTTTCTGATAGTCTCTTAGTGCTTCAGAAAAATGTTTTAACCCTGCTTGAGCATTACCCCGATTATTATAGCCCATAGCGTCTGTTGCATCGAGACTTAAAAGGCGATTGTAATCGGCGATCGCTTCTGTAAATTTACCTTGTGCTTCTAATACTGCTCCCCGATTCAGATAAGTATCTGGTAGCAAAGGAGCGATCCTAATAGCTTGATTATAATCTTCGAGAGCCTCTGCTAACTTATTTTGTCCTGCACGAGCGTTACCACGATTACTCCAGATAGCTGGATTGTCTGGGAATTCGTCGATTAATTGAGTCAAGTAAGCTTCTGCTTGAGCATAATTTCCCGCTGACATAGCGGCGATCGCCTCTTTATTGAGATTATCACCTTGTCCTATGGTTGTTGCTAAAAACAGGGATAACGATAGTATGACAGTAAAAATATTACTTAGCATTTTATCTGAGCCAAAAATAGTCTATCTTAAATGTTGTTCTCAGCGTAATTTGTTACCAGTTTTCCATAATCGTTATCTAATCAATTTAATTGTTGAGTAAGGTTTGAGCATTGCTGCTCGCCCCTCCTCTGGAAAGCCCTATTTGTTCATCAAGCTTCAACTTGTGCTAAAGCTGCTTCTAAAGAAGGGTGAAGGGGAAGAAAACTCTCTAGACGAGCAAGTTTTACTGTTTGAGTCACCCGAGCGTTAGTAACAATTTGTAAAGTTCCTCCTTCATTTTGAGTTGCTTTGACAATTTGTACCAATACTCCTAACCCGGAACTGTCAACAAAATCAATTTGAGATAGGACTAATACTAAATTTTTTGGTCCTGTCTCTAGACAAGAGAGAATTACCTTGCGACAGGTTTGTTCCGAGTAAGCATCTAAAAGACCAGTTAAACGAATAATTTGATAATTTTCTCTGACTTCTCTTGTCCCCCTTAAACTGAGAGTCAGATTTAGTTGTTCTGCAATAACTTCCTCCTTAGATTCCTTAGTCCTAAATATTTGGTCTAAACATTCTAGCTCAATTTACTTTTTTTGGCGCATTAAATCTACAAATTGTTTAAAGAGATAATCAGCATCGTGAGGACCGGGACTAGCTTCAGGGTGATATTGTACCGAGAAAAAGGGTAATTTTTTATGTTTTAATCCTGCTACAGTGCGATCATTTAGATTAAGATGAGTAATTTCTAATTCAGGACTTAAAGAATCTGCATCCACAGCAAAACCATGATTTTGACTAGTAATTTCTACTTGTTGTTGAGCTAAACCCGCGGGTTGATTTAATCCTCTATGTCCAAACTTTAATTTAAAAGTTGTCGCTCCTAGAGACAAACCGAGAATTTGGTGTCCCATACAAATACCAAAAGTTGGTTTACCCTCTTTTAAAAGAGCTTTAGTCAATTCTACCCCTTCACTAACCGCTGCGGGATCTCCAGGACCATTAGAGAGAAAAATCCCATCAGGATTATACTTAAGGATTTCTTCAGGAGGAGTACTTGGGGGAACAACAATTATCTTGCATCCATAACTAGCTAGACGACGGAGAATATTTTTCTTAATCCCAAAATCAATAGCTACTACAGTTAAAGGTTGCTCACTATTGGCTGTTTTACTCTCGCTGAATTCCCAAACAGAGTTAGTGGTTTCGGACCACTCATAGATTTCTTTTGTACTTACTTCCTGTACTAAATTGAGTCCCGCCATTGAAGGAGCATCTTTTGCTACAGCTAATAACTTTTGGTCATCTAAAATTTCGGTAGAAATTGCTCCATTCATTGCTCCTACAGACCTAATTTTACGGGTCAAAGAGCGAGTATCAAGACCATAGATACCAGGGATTTTATATCTATTGAGGTAATCAGATAAAGACTCAGTGGAACGCCAGTTACTAGGTCTTTTAGCAATATTACGACAAATAACCCCTTTGACGTGGGGTTGAGATGATTCTTCATCTTCGGAGTTAACTCCAGTGTTCCCTAATTCTGGATAAGTAAAAATAACTATTTGACCTTGGTAACTAGGATCTGTCAATACTTCTTGGTATCCTGTGATTCCGGTATTAAAGACTACTTCTCCTACAGTAGTTCCTTGATAACCAAAGGAAAAGCCGTGATATGTTGTTCCGTCAGCTAAAACTAATAAAGCTGGTCTAGCTTGTATAATGGGCATAAGCAATTGTTTTAATCAATTTTTTACTATAACTTACCAGAAAAAAGATATCATATAAACGTATATAGTTTTAGTCAACAAGTAAGTATTTGTACTTGAATGTTAACAAAACCAGACTTAAATATTTAACTAACCTTTTAAAAACAATCATGAGTCCGAAAAAACTCTCTGATTCTGAGCAACAAGAAATTATTCAACTTTATCGTACTTCAGCAGCCACTACAGCTACTCTAGCTCAACGCTATGGAGTAAGTAGTTCAACTATCAATAGGTTTTTAAAAAGTAATTTTTCTCCTACAGAATATGAAGAATTGGTTCACAAAAAACGTTTAATTGGTCGCAAGATCTATAATGAAGCTCAATTAGAGTTAAACCCCATCCCAGAATCTCCCTCTACAACTAAATCAGAGGAGTTAAAACCCATCACAGAATCTCCCTCTACAGCCAAATCAGAGGAGTTAGAACTAATAGTTACAGAATCCTCCTCTCAACAGTCAAACGAAGAATTAGTGGATGTTGTCAGTCTCAACGAATTATTAGGAGAGGATTTAGAAGAGATCTCAGATGAAGAGGAAGAGGATGATTACCCCGAAGAGGATGACTCGGAAGAATCAAAAGATGACTCAGCAACCGTGATTATCACTAACTTACCTCAGATTGAGATTTTACCCTTATCTGAAGCTTATTTCCCCAAAATTTGTTATGTAGTTATCGATCGCTTCGCTGAATTAATTACCAAACCCTTGAGAGAATTTGGAGATTTAGGTAAGATACCAACTACAGAGATAGAACAGAAAACCTTGCCTATTTTTGATAATCAAAAAGTAGCTCGACGCTTTTCTAATCGTTCTCAGCGAGTGATTAAGATACCCGATGGTCGTTTGTTGAAAAAAACAGCAACCTATCTTAAAGCTAAAGGTATCACTCGCTTACTGATTGATGGACAAGTTTACGCTTGTTGAGAGAATTTTTCTACACAGCGAACAAAAATTTCTACCCCCATAGCTAAAGCTGTTTCATCAAAGTCAAAACGGGGATGATGGTGAGGATAGGCTAAATCTTTAGCTTGATTTGCTGAACCTAGGAAGAAATAACAACCTGGTACTTCTTGTAGGAAGAAAGACATATCTTCTCCTCCCATGGTTTGACAATTCGGAACTACTCCCGCGGGAGTTTCTACTACTTGAGTGGCTACAGATTGCACTAAGGATGCTATAGCAGGGTCATTAATCACAGGAGGATAGAGATGCCAATAGTCTAACTCATATTTAGCGTTATGAGCTTGACAGATACCCGCGATAATCTGCTCAATTCTCTGTTCTAGAAAACCACGGTATTGGGGGTCAAAATAACGTACTGTACCGCTAAAATGAGCTGTATCAGCGATAACATTGAGAGCT
It encodes the following:
- the pruA gene encoding L-glutamate gamma-semialdehyde dehydrogenase, yielding MVTEIKSPQNYENQTQEIAKQLLEMSREKRSFLGSISLEDKLLGWAMSNPNLRVQLFRFIDALPALQSKREIARHLQQYLGDESVELPGALKGVLNFTDANSAPAQIAAATITKSVESLAYKYIAGENIKEVIKTVERLRRDKMAFTIDLLGEAVITDVEAQSYLDRYIELIETLSEQSKKWSKVSEIDEAGGESLPKVQVSVKLTAFYSQFDPIDPVGSREKVCDRLRILLRKAKAVGAAIHFDMEQYQYKDLTFSILKDLLLEAEFRNRRDIGITVQGYLRDSSQDLEGLIQWAKTRGTPVTVRLVKGAYWDQETIKAQQNHWQQPVYNEKAATDQNFERLIQLLLENHQYLDAAVGSHNVRSQAKAIAIAENLNIPRRSFEMQVLYGMGDSLAKALVKRGHRVRVYTPYGNLLPGMAYLIRRLLENTANSSFLRQSLEDKPVAELIAPPVVTKVETHQETPEGVYRGAADTDYSDQQLRSQAEQALNQVKASLGKTYLPLINGEYINTVNVIDSVNPSKPTEIVGKIALIDTEQAETALQAAVAAFRAWAKTPASKRAEILRKAATIMERRRYELAAWICLEVGKALRQADAEVSEAIDFCNYYAAEMERLDSGYNYDVAGENNRYVYQPRGITVVISPWNFPMAIAMGMTVAALVTGNCTLLKPAENSSVIAAKITEVLVEAGIPPGVFQFIPGKGSQVGAYLVKHPQVHLIAFTGSQEVGCRIYNEASILQPGQKHLKRVIAEMGGKNAIIVDESADLDQAVVGVVQSAFGYTGQKCSACSRVIVLETIYQTFLDRLTEATRSLNIGPAEHPSTEVGPVIDATARDRILAYIAKGKSEATLLLEREVPTEGYFVSPTIFADVPPDATIAQEEIFGPVLAVIKVKDFKEALEVANGTNYALTGGLYSRTPEHIDLASRDFAVGNLYINRNITGAIVARQPFGGFKLSGVGSKAGGPDYLLQFLEPRLITENIQRQGFAPIEGAE
- a CDS encoding nitrogenase — encoded protein: MDVTDYTVKQIILWHWHYPEEEKKANKKVKIDLLLPLRKWLDNFEINNSSLAHRICKLIPSQCPFARTIKVWGKTLLTIPPLCKINPVYDELMSLRFRALSYLAECGEDVSKYC
- a CDS encoding radical SAM protein; translation: MNLHSSSVYGPVTSWRYGSSLGIDPIGSISTCSFDCVYCQLGEIKRKTRDRAVYVTTEQILTDLQQVDWQNSDIITLSGNGEPTLALNLGEIITTISQLTKKPTLVLTNGTLLNLPEVREALNLASKVSIKLDGTDFDQVRRINRSVEDFNWSELIEGMQTFAEQYHGELSIQTMILSPWNAQTLNRYTEIVSTLTPQEIQLNLPLRPKPLVHQLDGRGNHSTDGNRPYQVRKLNCVNAEVVEGIAFTINHITNIPVRLPKLL
- a CDS encoding tetratricopeptide repeat protein — its product is MLSNIFTVILSLSLFLATTIGQGDNLNKEAIAAMSAGNYAQAEAYLTQLIDEFPDNPAIWSNRGNARAGQNKLAEALEDYNQAIRIAPLLPDTYLNRGAVLEAQGKFTEAIADYNRLLSLDATDAMGYNNRGNAQAGLKHFSEALRDYQKAVELQPQFALARVNSALVLYQLGEKEAALKELRNLVRRYPLFADARAALTAVLWNQGLRGEAESNWVSTLGLDRSYLDLDWVKNVRRWPDDMVLALENFIKLQ
- a CDS encoding anti-sigma factor antagonist, with protein sequence MFRTKESKEEVIAEQLNLTLSLRGTREVRENYQIIRLTGLLDAYSEQTCRKVILSCLETGPKNLVLVLSQIDFVDSSGLGVLVQIVKATQNEGGTLQIVTNARVTQTVKLARLESFLPLHPSLEAALAQVEA
- a CDS encoding carbamoyl-phosphate synthase small subunit, encoding MPIIQARPALLVLADGTTYHGFSFGYQGTTVGEVVFNTGITGYQEVLTDPSYQGQIVIFTYPELGNTGVNSEDEESSQPHVKGVICRNIAKRPSNWRSTESLSDYLNRYKIPGIYGLDTRSLTRKIRSVGAMNGAISTEILDDQKLLAVAKDAPSMAGLNLVQEVSTKEIYEWSETTNSVWEFSESKTANSEQPLTVVAIDFGIKKNILRRLASYGCKIIVVPPSTPPEEILKYNPDGIFLSNGPGDPAAVSEGVELTKALLKEGKPTFGICMGHQILGLSLGATTFKLKFGHRGLNQPAGLAQQQVEITSQNHGFAVDADSLSPELEITHLNLNDRTVAGLKHKKLPFFSVQYHPEASPGPHDADYLFKQFVDLMRQKK
- a CDS encoding transposase — encoded protein: MSPKKLSDSEQQEIIQLYRTSAATTATLAQRYGVSSSTINRFLKSNFSPTEYEELVHKKRLIGRKIYNEAQLELNPIPESPSTTKSEELKPITESPSTAKSEELELIVTESSSQQSNEELVDVVSLNELLGEDLEEISDEEEEDDYPEEDDSEESKDDSATVIITNLPQIEILPLSEAYFPKICYVVIDRFAELITKPLREFGDLGKIPTTEIEQKTLPIFDNQKVARRFSNRSQRVIKIPDGRLLKKTATYLKAKGITRLLIDGQVYAC